One Gimesia aquarii DNA segment encodes these proteins:
- a CDS encoding DUF1501 domain-containing protein, with the protein MNNHPVHTSQHIARRWFLEQCGVGLGAIAVNQLLLESGYAAPKNNTVAQDPLATKQPHHPPKAKNIIFLFMGGGPSHLELFDNKPVLGKFDGKLPPEDLLKGYRAAFIDPKSKFLGPKFKFAKHGESGAELSELLPHLAEVADDIAIIKSMKTDAFNHAPAQIQALTGSQLFGKPSLGAWTLYGLGSESKNLPGFVVFSSGNKGPSGGNSCWGSGFLPTVHQGVMFRGGQEPVLYLKNPPGVSEQLQRDSLDTLKALNQNRLNLVGDPEIATRINSFEMAYRMQSSAPDVMNIAQETKETLKMYGAEPGKTSFANNCLLARRLVERGVRCVQLFHESWDQHGGLVGGLKNNCKATDQGAAALIKDLKQRGLLKDTLVIWGGEFGRTPMVQGGNDGRDHHPNAFTMWLAGGGIKGGTTIGRSDDFGFNVIEDEVPVYDLHATILHLLGLNPERLSYRFQGLDQRLIGVNQAKIVKKILA; encoded by the coding sequence ATGAATAATCATCCCGTTCATACATCACAGCACATCGCACGACGCTGGTTTCTGGAACAATGCGGAGTCGGCCTGGGTGCCATCGCAGTGAATCAACTCTTGCTGGAATCTGGTTATGCCGCCCCCAAAAATAACACCGTGGCTCAGGACCCGTTGGCTACCAAACAACCGCATCATCCTCCCAAAGCGAAAAATATCATTTTTCTGTTCATGGGTGGCGGTCCCAGTCATCTGGAACTGTTTGATAACAAACCTGTATTAGGGAAATTTGACGGAAAACTCCCTCCTGAAGATTTATTGAAGGGATATCGCGCCGCGTTTATCGATCCTAAATCAAAATTTTTAGGTCCGAAATTCAAATTTGCGAAACACGGTGAATCGGGAGCGGAACTCTCTGAACTGCTACCTCATCTGGCAGAAGTCGCCGACGACATCGCGATCATCAAAAGTATGAAAACCGATGCCTTCAATCATGCACCCGCTCAAATTCAGGCACTCACCGGTTCACAACTTTTTGGAAAACCGAGTCTGGGGGCTTGGACGCTCTATGGATTAGGAAGTGAGTCAAAAAATCTACCCGGTTTCGTTGTTTTCAGTTCCGGTAACAAAGGACCCAGCGGTGGAAATTCGTGCTGGGGCAGCGGTTTTCTCCCGACAGTTCATCAGGGGGTCATGTTCCGTGGCGGACAGGAACCCGTACTCTACTTAAAAAATCCACCAGGAGTCTCCGAGCAATTACAACGTGACTCGCTCGATACGTTAAAAGCCTTGAATCAAAATCGCTTGAATCTAGTGGGCGATCCGGAAATTGCCACACGCATCAACTCGTTTGAAATGGCGTACCGTATGCAATCCAGTGCCCCCGATGTCATGAACATCGCCCAGGAAACTAAAGAAACGCTCAAAATGTACGGCGCCGAACCTGGCAAAACCTCGTTTGCAAATAACTGTCTTCTCGCCCGCAGACTCGTTGAACGAGGTGTGCGTTGCGTGCAGTTGTTCCATGAATCCTGGGACCAGCATGGCGGTCTAGTAGGTGGTTTGAAGAATAACTGTAAAGCCACCGACCAAGGCGCAGCAGCTTTGATTAAAGATCTCAAACAACGTGGTTTATTAAAAGATACCCTCGTCATTTGGGGAGGAGAATTCGGTCGTACTCCCATGGTGCAGGGGGGAAATGACGGACGTGACCATCACCCCAATGCGTTTACCATGTGGCTGGCAGGAGGTGGCATCAAAGGGGGAACTACGATCGGACGCTCCGATGATTTCGGGTTCAACGTGATTGAAGATGAAGTTCCCGTATATGATTTA
- a CDS encoding PSD1 and planctomycete cytochrome C domain-containing protein, producing MMVVRTLALLSLCCGIFVVSLFQFSFAETKNSAQTELDFATVIRPLLSDGCFSCHGPDDEHREADLRLDLKETAFGSHDGHALIVPGKPLESLLYQRIISTDEDERMPPVDSGKKLSPSDIEKVRKWIEAGAPWASHWAFSPPEKATLPQVSEQHLVQNPIDAFILEKLEKENLSFSPKADRTTLLRRLSLDLIGLPPSIEEVDQFLSDKQPDAYEKQVQRLLASPHYGERWGRIWLDAARYADSNGYEKDAPRNVWLYRDWVIDALNQNMPYNQFIIEQIAGDLLPSATQDQIVATGFMRNSMLNEEGGIDPEEFRMAAMFDRMDTIGKSVMGLTLQCGQCHTHKYDPLTQENYYQIFACINNSYEASIRGYTDEEQQQREKLFQKIRAIEKTLKAKTPDWSAKMAAWEQLVQQNQPQWTVLKLTNLDSNSQRYFEQEDQSLLAQGYAPSKFTSNFGATVDASEIKAIKLELLNHPNLPAGGPGRSIEGLCALTDLKLTVENVKDPKQKTNVKFSEVTADFSNERQELPPKYGDKKGVRGFIGPVSYAIDGDNTTAWGIDAGPGRCNQPREAVFRAEKPFGYPEGTRFKVSLVQMHGGWNSDDNQSMNLGRFRISCTTSENAKADPVPDHVREILLIPTAQRTAEQQNQVFSYWITTVPEWKTEVAQIESLWKQHPRGTTQLVYQELPATRKTHLLDRGDFLKKKQVVDPGVPDFLHALPQGTPINRLTFARWLVDRKSPTTARAIVNRAWQAYFGKGFVSTSEDLGSQGEAPTHRKLLDWMAVWFMDEGWDLKKLHTLIVTSRTYQQSSQVSPKLYEKDPYNRLFARGPRYRVDAEIVRDIALKAGGLLNTEIGGPSVYPPAPAFLFQKPASYGPKTWNEEKDQDRYRRAIYTFRFRSVPYPMLQAFDAPNGDISTVRRSRSNTPLQALTTLNETLFLECASGLAEIILTQQENTDEGRIETAFRRCVSRRPSDSEKQLLTRFLTKQRNYFAKHSDEAKQIAATQKTKIPNTEFAAWVALSRVLLNMDETITKE from the coding sequence ATGATGGTCGTTCGAACGCTCGCATTATTGTCTCTCTGCTGCGGAATATTCGTAGTATCACTGTTTCAGTTTAGCTTTGCAGAAACAAAAAATTCAGCACAGACTGAATTGGATTTTGCCACAGTCATCCGCCCTCTGCTTTCTGATGGTTGTTTCTCCTGTCACGGTCCCGATGACGAACACCGCGAAGCAGATTTACGGTTAGACTTAAAAGAAACCGCCTTTGGTTCACACGATGGTCATGCTTTAATCGTTCCCGGCAAACCATTGGAAAGCTTGCTTTATCAACGCATCATTTCTACTGACGAAGACGAACGCATGCCGCCTGTTGACTCGGGTAAAAAATTGTCTCCGTCCGACATTGAAAAAGTGCGAAAATGGATTGAAGCAGGCGCCCCCTGGGCTTCGCATTGGGCTTTTAGTCCTCCCGAAAAAGCAACACTGCCACAGGTGAGTGAACAACATCTGGTGCAAAATCCTATTGATGCTTTTATTTTGGAAAAACTGGAAAAGGAGAATCTTTCATTCTCCCCCAAAGCCGACCGTACGACGCTGCTGCGGCGTCTGAGTCTGGACCTCATTGGGTTGCCTCCCAGTATTGAAGAAGTCGATCAGTTTCTGAGTGACAAACAACCCGATGCTTATGAAAAACAGGTTCAACGACTACTTGCTTCACCACACTATGGTGAGCGTTGGGGACGTATCTGGCTTGATGCAGCCCGCTATGCCGATTCAAATGGCTACGAAAAAGATGCCCCACGCAACGTGTGGCTCTATCGTGACTGGGTGATTGACGCACTGAATCAGAACATGCCTTACAATCAATTTATCATCGAACAGATCGCCGGTGACCTGCTGCCAAGTGCAACACAAGATCAAATAGTGGCAACTGGTTTCATGCGTAATTCGATGTTGAACGAAGAGGGTGGCATAGATCCAGAAGAATTTCGTATGGCTGCCATGTTTGACCGCATGGATACCATTGGTAAAAGCGTGATGGGGCTCACATTACAATGTGGTCAATGCCATACTCATAAATACGATCCTTTAACACAGGAAAACTATTATCAGATTTTTGCCTGCATCAACAATTCTTATGAAGCCAGCATCCGTGGCTACACGGACGAAGAACAACAACAGCGGGAAAAGCTTTTTCAGAAAATCAGAGCCATTGAAAAGACTCTCAAAGCAAAGACTCCGGACTGGTCGGCAAAAATGGCAGCCTGGGAACAATTGGTCCAACAAAACCAACCTCAATGGACAGTGTTAAAACTCACCAACTTGGACAGTAACTCCCAACGCTACTTTGAACAGGAAGACCAGTCACTACTGGCACAGGGGTATGCTCCTTCTAAATTCACTTCCAATTTTGGAGCGACAGTTGATGCTTCAGAAATCAAAGCGATCAAACTGGAACTGTTGAATCACCCCAATCTACCTGCCGGAGGACCGGGACGATCCATCGAAGGTCTCTGTGCTTTGACAGATCTCAAACTCACGGTGGAAAATGTAAAAGATCCTAAACAAAAAACGAATGTGAAATTTTCTGAAGTCACCGCAGACTTCAGTAATGAACGTCAGGAATTGCCACCGAAATATGGAGATAAAAAGGGAGTGCGCGGTTTCATCGGACCAGTCTCTTACGCAATCGATGGAGACAACACTACCGCCTGGGGCATTGATGCCGGTCCGGGACGATGCAATCAACCTCGCGAAGCGGTGTTTCGTGCCGAAAAACCGTTTGGTTATCCGGAAGGAACCAGGTTCAAAGTAAGTCTGGTGCAAATGCATGGAGGCTGGAACAGCGATGACAATCAAAGTATGAACCTCGGGCGTTTTCGTATTTCCTGCACGACTTCTGAAAATGCCAAGGCAGATCCTGTTCCCGATCATGTCAGAGAGATACTGCTAATTCCAACAGCACAAAGAACAGCAGAACAACAAAATCAGGTTTTCAGTTACTGGATCACAACAGTCCCTGAATGGAAAACAGAGGTTGCTCAGATTGAATCCCTCTGGAAGCAACACCCCCGAGGCACAACGCAACTGGTTTATCAGGAGCTTCCTGCCACACGAAAAACTCACTTACTGGATCGCGGCGACTTTCTTAAGAAAAAACAAGTCGTCGATCCTGGAGTTCCCGATTTTCTCCATGCCTTACCTCAAGGAACACCAATCAATCGACTGACATTTGCACGCTGGCTCGTGGATCGTAAATCACCGACCACAGCCCGCGCAATCGTGAATCGAGCCTGGCAGGCTTACTTTGGCAAAGGCTTCGTCAGTACCAGCGAAGACCTCGGCTCACAAGGTGAAGCACCGACACACCGTAAACTGTTGGACTGGATGGCAGTCTGGTTTATGGACGAAGGCTGGGACTTGAAGAAACTGCATACGCTGATCGTCACTTCACGAACCTATCAGCAATCATCACAAGTCAGTCCGAAACTTTATGAAAAAGATCCTTATAATCGGCTCTTCGCCCGTGGCCCCCGCTATCGAGTGGATGCAGAGATTGTGAGAGATATCGCCTTAAAAGCTGGTGGGCTTTTAAACACGGAAATCGGCGGCCCTTCTGTTTATCCACCGGCACCCGCGTTTCTGTTTCAGAAACCGGCCAGTTACGGTCCCAAAACCTGGAATGAAGAAAAAGACCAGGATCGCTATCGCCGCGCCATTTATACGTTCCGTTTCCGTTCGGTCCCTTATCCCATGCTACAAGCCTTTGATGCGCCCAATGGTGATATTTCGACAGTCAGACGTTCTCGATCGAATACGCCTTTACAGGCACTGACCACACTCAACGAAACACTCTTTTTAGAATGCGCGAGTGGCCTTGCGGAAATCATCTTGACCCAGCAGGAAAATACAGATGAAGGACGAATTGAAACCGCATTTCGTCGTTGTGTTTCACGTCGACCTTCTGATTCAGAGAAACAACTACTCACCCGGTTCCTGACAAAACAACGTAACTATTTTGCCAAACATTCAGATGAAGCAAAACAGATTGCTGCTACCCAAAAAACAAAGATTCCCAACACCGAGTTTGCAGCCTGGGTAGCTTTATCACGCGTACTACTCAATATGGATGAAACGATTACAAAAGAATAA